A genomic window from Pseudocitrobacter corydidari includes:
- a CDS encoding type II toxin-antitoxin system RelE/ParE family toxin, whose amino-acid sequence MPQKLFNIGSFRDRWLADFFNYAAPHKLIPGEIHSGLARKLDIINAATCWQDLKSPPGNRYERLQGKLKGYSSIRVNKQYRVIFKWTDGKAYDLYLDPHEY is encoded by the coding sequence ATGCCGCAAAAATTATTCAACATTGGAAGTTTTCGGGATCGTTGGCTAGCCGACTTTTTTAACTACGCGGCCCCGCACAAATTAATCCCAGGCGAAATTCATTCCGGGCTGGCTCGCAAACTCGATATCATCAACGCGGCTACCTGCTGGCAGGATCTCAAGTCACCTCCGGGAAATCGTTACGAGCGGCTTCAGGGGAAACTTAAGGGTTATTCTTCTATCAGAGTGAACAAGCAGTATCGTGTAATTTTCAAATGGACTGATGGCAAGGCATACGATCTTTACCTCGATCCTCATGAATATTAA
- the ybjG gene encoding undecaprenyl-diphosphate phosphatase, producing the protein MLEILNHQLFALLNATPASAQWLITLATFIARDLISIVPFLAAALWLWGPKQQVCAQRQLVVKTALAIVVALTLSWVVGHLFPHDRPFVDGVGYNFLPHAADDSFPSDHGTVIFTFALAFLFWHRLWSGAILMVIACAIAWSRVYLGVHWPIDMLGGFLSGLIGCLTSQMLWHRFGSQVYQRLQSLYRMLFSLPIRKGWVRD; encoded by the coding sequence ATGCTGGAAATCCTGAACCACCAACTCTTCGCGCTGTTGAACGCCACCCCCGCTTCGGCGCAGTGGTTAATCACCCTGGCGACCTTTATCGCCCGCGACCTTATCTCTATCGTTCCCTTCCTGGCGGCTGCGCTCTGGCTTTGGGGACCGAAACAGCAGGTTTGCGCCCAGCGTCAGCTGGTAGTCAAAACTGCGCTGGCGATTGTCGTCGCCCTGACGCTTTCATGGGTTGTGGGCCATCTTTTCCCGCACGATCGTCCGTTTGTCGATGGCGTGGGTTACAACTTCCTGCCGCATGCCGCAGACGATTCCTTCCCAAGCGATCACGGCACGGTGATTTTCACCTTCGCCCTCGCCTTCCTGTTCTGGCACCGTTTGTGGTCCGGCGCGATATTAATGGTTATCGCCTGCGCGATCGCCTGGTCACGCGTGTACCTTGGCGTACACTGGCCCATCGATATGCTCGGCGGTTTCCTGAGCGGCCTTATCGGCTGCCTGACTTCACAGATGCTCTGGCATCGCTTTGGCTCTCAGGTCTATCAGCGCCTGCAATCACTCTACCGTATGCTTTTCTCCCTTCCCATCCGCAAGGGTTGGGTGCGTGACTAA
- a CDS encoding DUF1418 family protein, protein MRSLGALPKSVLILEAIGMVLLGAAWLSLNGYVALPAPVASQGAAVVMIFAGIILMLPAAFALFWGMAQTVAPQLMGRNAKTPPKQDKEKHDDADH, encoded by the coding sequence ATGCGTTCGCTCGGGGCGTTACCCAAAAGCGTTTTGATTCTGGAAGCAATAGGCATGGTGTTGTTGGGGGCCGCCTGGCTCTCGCTCAACGGCTATGTCGCATTGCCTGCGCCTGTCGCCAGCCAGGGGGCGGCGGTGGTGATGATTTTCGCCGGGATAATCCTGATGCTCCCCGCCGCCTTTGCCCTGTTTTGGGGCATGGCGCAAACCGTTGCACCACAACTGATGGGGCGTAATGCCAAAACGCCCCCAAAGCAAGATAAGGAAAAACATGATGACGCCGACCATTGA
- the deoR gene encoding DNA-binding transcriptional repressor DeoR — METRRDDRIGQLIQALKRSDKLHLKEAAALLGVSEMTVRRDLNSQSGPVVLLGGYIVLEPRSASHYLLSDQKTRLVDEKKRAAQHAAQLLKAHQMAFFDCGTTTPWIIDAIDNDLPFTGVCYSLNTFLALQEKPHCHVILCGGEFHASNAIFKPLSEHDTLAHICPDIAFYSAAGIDIVQGATCFNLEELPVKHWAMRQARYHVLVADHSKFGKIRPARMGALDKFDVLVSDTAPERALLDYCKEKNIEMVW; from the coding sequence ATGGAAACACGACGCGACGATCGGATTGGTCAACTCATTCAGGCATTAAAGCGCAGCGATAAACTGCATCTTAAAGAAGCCGCGGCGCTGTTGGGCGTTTCAGAAATGACGGTTCGCCGTGACCTGAATAGCCAGAGCGGGCCGGTGGTGCTGCTCGGCGGCTACATCGTTCTCGAACCGCGTAGTGCCTCGCATTATCTCTTAAGCGATCAAAAAACGCGCCTGGTGGATGAAAAGAAGCGCGCGGCCCAGCATGCTGCGCAGTTGCTGAAAGCGCATCAGATGGCCTTTTTTGATTGTGGCACAACGACGCCGTGGATCATTGACGCTATTGATAATGATCTGCCCTTTACCGGGGTTTGCTATTCGCTTAACACCTTCCTGGCGTTACAGGAAAAACCCCACTGTCACGTGATCCTCTGCGGCGGTGAGTTTCACGCCAGCAACGCCATCTTTAAACCGTTAAGCGAGCACGACACGCTGGCCCATATCTGCCCGGATATCGCCTTTTATTCGGCGGCTGGTATCGACATTGTTCAGGGTGCAACCTGCTTTAACCTCGAAGAGTTACCGGTAAAACACTGGGCGATGCGCCAGGCGCGCTACCATGTGCTGGTGGCGGATCACAGTAAATTTGGCAAGATACGCCCTGCAAGAATGGGCGCGCTGGACAAGTTTGATGTACTGGTCAGTGATACAGCCCCGGAACGGGCTTTACTGGATTACTGCAAAGAAAAGAATATTGAAATGGTGTGGTAA
- a CDS encoding inner membrane protein YbjM: protein MRSERGWTGVICCFLLFIVVFFSLLLHMKGAFRASGAPELGLLFFLIPGAVASFISPRRRLLRPLVGAILAAPLCMVLMRLFFYSERSFWQELAWLFSAVFWCALGALCFLFVTTLLRLKNRDADAHPLDGHPKD from the coding sequence TTGAGATCTGAACGCGGCTGGACCGGCGTGATCTGCTGTTTCCTGCTTTTTATCGTGGTTTTCTTTTCGTTGCTGCTGCATATGAAGGGCGCATTTCGTGCGTCTGGCGCGCCTGAGCTGGGGTTATTGTTCTTTTTGATCCCCGGAGCGGTCGCCAGCTTTATCTCGCCAAGACGTCGCTTGTTACGCCCACTGGTCGGCGCGATTCTGGCAGCGCCATTGTGTATGGTGCTGATGCGGTTGTTTTTTTATTCTGAGCGTTCGTTCTGGCAGGAGCTGGCGTGGCTGTTTAGCGCGGTGTTCTGGTGTGCGCTGGGGGCGTTGTGCTTCTTGTTTGTGACGACCTTATTACGGCTAAAAAACCGTGATGCCGATGCCCACCCGCTGGATGGGCATCCGAAGGATTAA
- a CDS encoding GrxA family glutaredoxin, with protein MFTVIFGRPGCPYCVRAKELAEKLTQERDDFNYRYVDIHAEGISKADLEKTVGKPVETVPQIFVDQQHIGGCTDFEAWAKETLGLYA; from the coding sequence ATGTTCACCGTAATTTTTGGTCGCCCGGGTTGCCCGTACTGTGTTCGTGCAAAAGAACTGGCTGAAAAACTGACGCAGGAACGTGACGACTTCAACTATCGCTACGTTGATATTCACGCGGAAGGCATCAGCAAAGCTGACCTGGAAAAAACGGTCGGTAAGCCGGTTGAGACGGTGCCGCAGATTTTTGTCGATCAGCAGCACATCGGCGGATGCACGGATTTTGAAGCCTGGGCCAAAGAGACCCTCGGCCTGTACGCTTAA
- a CDS encoding HigA family addiction module antitoxin, with amino-acid sequence MNQATRKPTTPGDILLYEFLEPLNLKINDLAEMLQVHRNTVSALVNNNRKLTTDMAFRLAIVFNTSAEFWLNLQSAIDIWKIENNPRTQLELSRIITAEDFIAARKQQAKDVA; translated from the coding sequence ATGAACCAGGCAACCCGTAAACCGACCACTCCCGGTGATATCCTGCTGTATGAATTTCTGGAGCCGTTAAATCTTAAGATTAACGATCTTGCAGAGATGCTCCAGGTACACCGCAATACGGTCAGCGCGCTGGTCAATAACAACCGTAAGCTGACAACAGACATGGCCTTCAGGTTGGCGATTGTTTTTAATACTTCTGCTGAATTCTGGCTAAATCTGCAATCTGCCATCGATATCTGGAAGATTGAAAACAATCCGCGTACTCAGCTTGAGTTGAGCCGCATCATCACGGCAGAGGACTTCATTGCTGCGCGTAAACAACAGGCGAAGGATGTTGCTTGA
- a CDS encoding MFS transporter: MSNPSLSGKRLGRQALLFPLCLVLYEFSTYIGNDMIQPGMLAVVEQFNAGNEWVPTSMTAYMAGGMFLQWLLGPLSDRIGRRPVMLTGVVWFIVTCLATLLVHNIEQFIFLRFLQGVSLCFIGAVGYAAIQESFDEATCIKITALMANVALIAPLLGPLVGAAWVHVAPWEGMFVLFALLSVVAFGGLFRAMPETATRIGEKLSLGELGRDYALVLKNGRFLAGALATGFVSLPLLAWIAQSPVIIISGEQASSYEYGLLQVPIFGALIAGNLTLARLTSRRSVRSLIIMGGWPIVAGLVLAAAATVVSSHAYLWMTAGLSVYAFGIGVANAGLVRLTLFASDMSKGTVSAAMGMLQMLIFTVGIEVSKHMYLQGGNGLFSLFNLANGVLWLVAVVFFLKDKSVGSSNQPQ; encoded by the coding sequence ATGAGTAATCCCTCTCTTTCCGGCAAACGTCTGGGCCGTCAGGCGCTGCTTTTTCCGCTCTGTCTGGTGCTGTACGAATTCTCCACCTATATCGGCAACGATATGATTCAGCCGGGTATGCTGGCGGTGGTGGAACAATTCAACGCGGGCAACGAGTGGGTTCCCACCTCGATGACGGCTTATATGGCAGGCGGCATGTTTTTACAGTGGCTGCTGGGGCCGCTGTCGGATCGTATTGGCCGCCGCCCGGTGATGTTGACCGGCGTGGTGTGGTTTATCGTCACCTGTCTGGCCACGCTGCTGGTGCACAATATCGAACAGTTTATTTTCCTGCGTTTCCTGCAAGGGGTCAGCCTGTGCTTTATCGGCGCGGTGGGCTATGCGGCGATTCAGGAATCTTTCGACGAAGCCACCTGCATTAAAATTACCGCGCTGATGGCAAACGTTGCGCTGATTGCGCCATTGCTCGGCCCGTTGGTCGGTGCGGCCTGGGTCCATGTTGCGCCGTGGGAAGGTATGTTTGTGCTGTTCGCCTTGCTCTCGGTTGTCGCTTTCGGCGGCCTGTTCCGCGCAATGCCGGAAACCGCCACGCGTATCGGCGAAAAGCTCTCGCTCGGTGAGTTAGGCCGTGATTACGCGCTGGTGCTTAAAAATGGGCGTTTCCTGGCGGGGGCGCTGGCGACAGGTTTTGTTAGCCTGCCGTTACTGGCATGGATTGCCCAATCGCCGGTGATTATTATCAGCGGTGAGCAGGCCAGCAGCTATGAATATGGCCTGTTACAGGTGCCTATCTTCGGCGCGCTGATCGCCGGTAACCTGACGCTGGCGCGCCTGACCTCTCGCCGTTCCGTGCGTTCACTGATTATCATGGGCGGTTGGCCGATTGTGGCTGGTTTAGTACTGGCGGCGGCAGCGACGGTCGTTTCCTCACACGCCTATCTGTGGATGACGGCGGGATTGAGCGTTTATGCTTTTGGTATTGGTGTGGCGAATGCCGGCCTGGTGCGACTGACGCTGTTTGCCAGCGATATGAGCAAAGGCACCGTTTCGGCGGCGATGGGCATGTTGCAGATGCTGATTTTTACCGTCGGTATCGAAGTGAGCAAACACATGTACCTGCAGGGCGGGAACGGGCTGTTCAGCCTCTTCAACCTGGCGAACGGTGTGCTGTGGCTGGTGGCGGTTGTCTTCTTCCTGAAAGACAAATCGGTAGGCAGCAGCAACCAACCGCAATAA
- a CDS encoding DUF4177 domain-containing protein yields the protein MKEYKAVIYQEGMLGSLLLGGSKVNPVKLSDFLNKNAKEGWRVVTMEKDNRRMLLFFMREAYVIVLERDI from the coding sequence GTGAAGGAATATAAAGCCGTTATATATCAAGAAGGTATGCTGGGAAGCCTGCTTCTGGGGGGATCCAAAGTCAATCCTGTTAAGTTAAGTGATTTTCTGAATAAAAATGCCAAAGAGGGTTGGCGAGTTGTGACGATGGAAAAGGATAATCGCCGCATGCTGCTGTTTTTTATGCGCGAAGCCTACGTCATTGTCCTTGAAAGAGACATATGA
- a CDS encoding Cof-type HAD-IIB family hydrolase: protein MSIKLIAVDMDGTFLSDAKTYNRERFLAQYQRMKQQGIRFAVASGNQYYQLISFFPEIVDEIAFVAENGGWVVDAGEDIFNCSIPKQHFMDVVRYLQTRTELEIIACGKQSAYTLKHYDRAFKDIAIRYYHRLEEVDNFENIEDTFLKFGLNVPDTLVPEMQKLIHEEVGDMLTAVTTGHGSIDLIVPGVHKANGLRLLQARWGIDDSEVLAFGDSGNDIEMLQQAGYGFAMANASDVVKSVAKYRAPHNNEEGVLNIIEKALNGEAPFA from the coding sequence ATGAGTATCAAACTGATTGCAGTCGACATGGATGGCACCTTCCTCAGCGATGCGAAAACCTATAATCGCGAGCGCTTCCTGGCTCAGTACCAGCGCATGAAGCAGCAAGGTATCCGCTTCGCGGTCGCCAGCGGCAACCAGTATTATCAGCTCATCTCCTTCTTCCCGGAGATTGTTGATGAAATCGCATTTGTTGCCGAAAACGGCGGCTGGGTGGTGGATGCCGGAGAAGATATCTTCAACTGCAGTATTCCGAAGCAGCATTTCATGGACGTGGTGCGTTATCTGCAAACCCGAACCGAACTGGAGATCATCGCCTGCGGGAAACAGAGCGCTTACACGCTAAAACACTACGATCGGGCATTCAAAGATATTGCCATCCGCTACTATCATCGCCTGGAAGAAGTGGATAATTTCGAGAATATTGAAGATACCTTCCTGAAGTTTGGTCTCAACGTTCCGGATACTCTGGTACCCGAGATGCAAAAACTGATTCATGAAGAAGTAGGCGATATGCTCACCGCCGTCACGACCGGCCATGGCAGCATCGACCTTATCGTTCCCGGCGTTCATAAAGCGAACGGTCTGCGCTTGCTACAGGCGCGTTGGGGGATTGACGACAGCGAAGTTCTGGCCTTTGGCGACAGCGGCAACGATATCGAAATGCTCCAGCAGGCGGGCTACGGTTTCGCGATGGCGAATGCGTCGGACGTGGTGAAGTCAGTGGCGAAGTATCGCGCACCGCATAATAACGAAGAAGGCGTGCTGAACATTATTGAGAAAGCGTTGAACGGCGAAGCCCCGTTCGCCTGA
- a CDS encoding MFS transporter, whose translation MDAKVTPRKALQLRMYALFMFFFLPGLLMASWATRTPAIRDILSVSTAEMGIVLFGLSVGSMSGILCSAPLVKRFGTRTVIRTTMSCALVGMLILSIALWFSSAWIFAAGLAVFGGSFGAAEVAINVEGAAVEQEMKKTVLPMMHGFYSFGTLIGAGVGMALTAFGLPAMWHIALAALVGIAPIAIAIRAIPEGTGKNTTDGTQHNEKGVPFWRDMQLMLIGVVVLAMAFAEGSANDWLPLLMVDGHGFSAKSGALIYAGFTLGMTLGRFTGGWFIDRYSRVTVVRASALMGALGIALIIFVDVDWVAGVSVILWGLGASLGFPLTISAASDTGPDAPTRVSVVATTGYLAFLVGPPLLGFLGEHYGLRSAMLAVLALVLVAALVARAVAKPEPNVVMESNG comes from the coding sequence ATGGATGCGAAAGTGACGCCCCGCAAAGCCCTACAGTTGCGCATGTATGCGCTGTTTATGTTCTTCTTTTTACCGGGATTGCTGATGGCCTCGTGGGCGACACGCACGCCGGCCATCCGCGATATTTTATCGGTCTCGACGGCGGAGATGGGCATTGTGCTGTTCGGGCTATCGGTAGGCTCAATGAGCGGTATTCTTTGCTCGGCTCCGCTGGTGAAACGTTTTGGTACGCGCACGGTCATTCGCACCACCATGTCCTGCGCGTTGGTCGGAATGCTAATTTTAAGCATCGCACTTTGGTTCAGCTCAGCGTGGATTTTTGCCGCCGGGCTGGCGGTGTTTGGCGGCAGCTTTGGCGCGGCGGAAGTGGCCATTAATGTTGAAGGCGCCGCCGTTGAGCAAGAGATGAAAAAAACCGTGCTGCCGATGATGCACGGTTTTTACAGCTTCGGCACCCTGATAGGCGCGGGCGTTGGAATGGCGTTAACCGCGTTTGGTCTACCCGCAATGTGGCATATTGCCCTTGCGGCGCTGGTGGGCATCGCGCCTATCGCCATTGCCATTCGGGCAATCCCCGAAGGTACTGGCAAAAACACCACAGACGGCACACAACATAACGAGAAAGGCGTTCCCTTCTGGCGCGATATGCAACTGATGCTGATAGGCGTCGTGGTACTGGCAATGGCCTTTGCCGAAGGGTCGGCCAATGACTGGTTGCCGCTGCTGATGGTTGACGGTCACGGGTTTAGCGCGAAGTCCGGGGCGTTGATTTACGCCGGTTTCACTCTGGGCATGACCCTTGGCCGCTTTACCGGTGGCTGGTTCATTGACCGCTACAGCCGCGTGACGGTAGTTCGCGCCAGTGCGCTGATGGGCGCGCTGGGTATCGCGCTGATTATCTTTGTCGATGTCGACTGGGTTGCTGGCGTATCCGTGATTTTATGGGGGCTGGGCGCGTCGCTGGGCTTCCCGTTAACCATTTCCGCCGCCAGCGATACCGGCCCGGATGCGCCGACCCGCGTGAGCGTGGTCGCCACCACCGGATATCTTGCTTTTCTTGTCGGGCCGCCGCTGCTGGGCTTCCTCGGCGAACATTATGGTCTGCGCAGCGCCATGCTTGCCGTGCTGGCGCTGGTGCTGGTCGCTGCGCTGGTGGCGCGAGCGGTGGCTAAACCTGAACCCAACGTTGTGATGGAGAGTAATGGATGA
- a CDS encoding aspartate:alanine antiporter: MNINVADLLNGNYILLLFVVLALGLCLGKLRLGSVQLGNSIGVLVVSLLLGQQHFSINTEALNLGFMLFIFCVGVEAGPNFFSIFFRDGKNYLMLALVMVGSALLIALGLGKLFGWDIGLTAGMLAGSMTSTPVLVGAGDTLRHSGMEPGLLAIAQDHLSLGYALTYLIGLVSLIVGARYLPKLQHQDLQTSAQQIARERGLDTDTNRKVYLPVIRAYRVGPELVAWADGKNLRELGIYRQTGCYIERIRRNGILANPDGDAVLQMGDEIALVGYPDAHARLDPSFRNGKEVFDRDLLDMRIVTEEIVVKNHNAVGRRLAQLKLTDHGCFLNRVIRSQIEMPIDDNVVLNKGDVLQVSGDARRVKTVADRIGFVSIHSQVTDLLAFCAFFIVGLMIGMITFQFSNFSFGVGNAAGLLFAGIMLGFLRANHPTFGYIPQGALNMVKEFGLMVFMAGVGLSAGSGIGNSLGAVGGQMLVAGLIVSLVPVVISFLFGAYILRMNRALLFGAIMGARTCAPAMEIISDTARSNIPALGYAGTYAIANVLLTLAGTLIIIIWPGLG, from the coding sequence GTGAATATAAACGTCGCAGATTTGTTAAATGGGAATTACATCCTGTTATTATTCGTGGTGCTGGCACTTGGCCTTTGCCTGGGAAAATTACGTCTGGGTTCCGTTCAACTCGGTAATTCTATTGGCGTTTTAGTCGTCTCCCTGTTACTAGGCCAGCAGCATTTCAGTATTAACACGGAGGCGCTCAATCTCGGCTTTATGCTGTTTATTTTCTGCGTTGGCGTGGAAGCCGGGCCTAACTTTTTTTCAATTTTCTTCCGCGACGGCAAAAATTATCTGATGCTGGCGCTGGTGATGGTGGGCAGCGCTCTGCTGATTGCCCTGGGCCTCGGTAAGCTGTTCGGCTGGGACATCGGCCTGACGGCCGGTATGCTTGCGGGCTCGATGACATCCACCCCGGTGCTGGTTGGCGCAGGCGATACCCTTCGCCACTCGGGAATGGAACCCGGCTTGCTGGCTATCGCCCAGGATCACTTAAGCCTCGGCTACGCCCTCACCTATTTGATTGGTCTGGTCAGCCTGATTGTCGGCGCGCGCTATCTGCCAAAACTGCAACATCAGGATCTGCAAACCAGCGCCCAGCAAATCGCCCGCGAACGTGGTCTGGATACCGACACTAATCGTAAAGTCTACCTGCCGGTGATTCGCGCTTACCGCGTTGGCCCGGAACTGGTGGCGTGGGCCGACGGTAAAAACCTGCGCGAGCTGGGAATTTATCGCCAGACCGGATGCTACATCGAGCGTATTCGCCGTAATGGCATTCTGGCGAACCCGGACGGCGACGCGGTACTGCAAATGGGCGATGAAATTGCGCTGGTGGGATATCCGGACGCCCATGCCCGTCTCGACCCAAGCTTCCGTAACGGTAAAGAAGTGTTCGACCGCGACCTGCTCGACATGCGCATCGTCACCGAAGAAATCGTGGTCAAAAACCACAATGCCGTGGGCCGCCGCCTGGCGCAGCTGAAACTCACCGATCACGGTTGCTTCCTCAACCGCGTCATTCGCAGCCAGATCGAAATGCCTATCGATGACAACGTGGTGCTGAATAAAGGTGATGTGCTTCAGGTCAGCGGTGACGCACGACGCGTGAAAACCGTCGCCGATCGCATCGGCTTCGTCTCTATTCACAGTCAGGTTACCGATCTGCTGGCCTTCTGCGCCTTCTTTATCGTCGGCCTGATGATTGGCATGATCACCTTCCAGTTCAGCAACTTTAGTTTTGGCGTCGGTAACGCGGCGGGTCTGCTGTTTGCTGGCATCATGCTCGGCTTCTTGCGTGCAAACCACCCGACCTTCGGCTATATCCCGCAGGGCGCGCTGAACATGGTGAAAGAGTTCGGTCTGATGGTATTTATGGCGGGCGTGGGTTTAAGCGCAGGCAGCGGCATCGGCAATAGCCTCGGCGCGGTCGGCGGCCAGATGCTGGTCGCGGGGCTGATTGTCAGCCTGGTGCCGGTGGTGATTAGCTTCCTGTTCGGCGCGTACATTCTGCGCATGAACCGCGCGCTGCTGTTCGGAGCCATCATGGGCGCACGTACCTGCGCACCGGCGATGGAAATCATTAGCGATACTGCACGAAGCAACATTCCCGCGCTGGGCTATGCAGGCACCTACGCGATTGCTAACGTGTTGTTAACATTGGCCGGTACGCTGATTATCATCATTTGGCCTGGGCTAGGATAA
- a CDS encoding TetR/AcrR family transcriptional regulator, translating to MARRPNDPQRRERILDATLETIAAHGISAVTHRKIASCADVPLGSMTYYFDGIEALLVEAFTVFTERMSQEYRDFFCEVEAPTAACDAITQLIFSSEVTTPRNMTLMYQLYAFASNRPALKGVMQNWMQRSQQTLEQWFDPATARALDAFIEGMTLHFVTDRQPLTKAQIRETVGRIAGL from the coding sequence ATGGCCCGTCGACCCAACGATCCGCAGCGCCGGGAGCGCATCCTGGACGCCACGCTGGAAACCATCGCCGCCCACGGCATCAGCGCCGTTACGCACCGCAAAATCGCCAGTTGTGCCGATGTCCCGCTGGGTTCGATGACCTATTACTTTGACGGCATTGAAGCATTACTGGTGGAGGCGTTCACGGTATTCACCGAACGGATGTCTCAGGAGTATCGCGACTTTTTCTGTGAGGTTGAAGCCCCCACAGCCGCCTGCGATGCAATCACTCAGCTTATCTTTAGCAGTGAAGTCACCACGCCGCGTAACATGACGCTGATGTATCAGTTATATGCCTTTGCCAGCAATCGCCCGGCGCTGAAAGGCGTGATGCAAAACTGGATGCAGCGTAGCCAGCAAACGCTGGAACAGTGGTTTGACCCGGCAACCGCCCGCGCGCTGGATGCGTTTATTGAAGGGATGACGCTACATTTTGTCACCGACCGCCAGCCGCTGACCAAGGCGCAGATACGGGAAACGGTGGGGAGGATTGCGGGTTTATAA
- the nfsA gene encoding oxygen-insensitive NADPH nitroreductase produces MTPTIDLLLSHRSIRQFTDKPISDEQRAAIIACAQAASSSSFLQCSSIIRITDKAMRAQLVEMTGGQQHVAQAAEFWVFCADFNRHLQICPDAQLGLAEQLLLGVVDTALMAQNAFTAAESLGLGGVYIGGIRNSIEAVTELLKLPKHVLPLFGLCLGWPDSNPDIKPRLPASIVVHENHYQPLDADELAKYDEQLAEYYLSRGSNNRRDTWSDHIRRTIIKENRPFILDYLHKQGWATR; encoded by the coding sequence ATGACGCCGACCATTGATCTGCTTCTCAGCCACCGTTCTATTCGCCAGTTTACCGATAAGCCCATCAGTGACGAGCAACGCGCGGCGATTATCGCCTGCGCCCAGGCGGCATCCAGTTCGAGTTTTTTACAGTGCAGTTCGATAATCCGCATTACCGATAAAGCGATGCGCGCGCAGCTGGTTGAGATGACCGGCGGTCAACAGCACGTCGCGCAGGCGGCGGAGTTCTGGGTTTTCTGCGCCGATTTTAATCGCCATCTGCAAATTTGCCCTGACGCGCAGCTCGGGCTGGCCGAGCAACTGCTGCTGGGCGTGGTCGATACCGCGTTGATGGCGCAGAATGCCTTTACCGCCGCAGAATCTCTTGGGCTCGGCGGTGTTTACATTGGCGGAATTCGTAACAGCATTGAGGCGGTGACCGAGCTGCTGAAGCTGCCTAAACACGTGCTGCCGCTGTTTGGTCTGTGCCTGGGCTGGCCGGACAGCAACCCGGATATCAAACCGCGCCTGCCTGCCTCTATCGTGGTGCATGAAAACCACTATCAGCCGCTGGATGCCGATGAGCTGGCAAAATACGACGAACAGCTCGCGGAATATTACCTCTCTCGCGGCAGCAATAACCGTCGTGACACCTGGAGCGATCATATCCGCCGTACCATTATCAAAGAGAATCGTCCGTTTATTCTCGATTATCTCCACAAGCAGGGCTGGGCGACCCGCTAA